GAAATTGACCAGGAAGCTGCCAATGCTGACTTCCGCGCCGACATAAAGAAAAATGCCGACCGCGCCGAGAACCAGGTGGCGATAGCCCCAGGCGGAGCCGGACACATCGCTGGACTTGGCATCTTCTTCTGCCTCAACCGCTGGCAATTTCAATGCTGCGAAAATGGCAGCGAGAACAAGGAAGGCGATAGCCAGCATCAGATACGGAAATTTGACCGCTGCGGCTTCCGCCATGCGCAGGGCGTCCATCTGCTCCGGTGTGGCATTTTCAACGGCAGCCGTTGCCGAAGACAGAATGAGGAAGGCACCGAAAATCGGCGCGACGGTGGTGCCCAGCGAATTGAAGGCCTGGGTTAGGGTGAGACGGCTCGATGCCGTTTCGGGTGCGCCCAGCACGGTGACATAGGGGTTTGCCGCCACCTGGAGAATAGTGACGCCCGCCGCCAGCACGAACAGCGCGCCGAGAAACAGGCCATAGACCCGCAGGCTTGCGGCGGGGATGAACAAAGCGCAACCGATGGCGGCAACGAGAAGACCCGTAACAATACCCCATTTATAGCTGATGCGTTTGACGAGAGCCCCTGCGGGCAAGGAAACGATAAAATAAGCGCCGAAGAAGCACAGCTGGATCAACATGGTCTGCGTGTAATTCAGCTGAAATACGTTTTTCAGATGTGGGA
This portion of the Allorhizobium ampelinum S4 genome encodes:
- the fucP gene encoding L-fucose:H+ symporter permease, coding for MAGIQTGAPQTAHAGASRSYTGPLIALTSLFFLWGFITCLNDILIPHLKNVFQLNYTQTMLIQLCFFGAYFIVSLPAGALVKRISYKWGIVTGLLVAAIGCALFIPAASLRVYGLFLGALFVLAAGVTILQVAANPYVTVLGAPETASSRLTLTQAFNSLGTTVAPIFGAFLILSSATAAVENATPEQMDALRMAEAAAVKFPYLMLAIAFLVLAAIFAALKLPAVEAEEDAKSSDVSGSAWGYRHLVLGAVGIFLYVGAEVSIGSFLVNFMAEPSIAGLPEQTAAHYVSYFWGGAMIGRFIGSAVMRYMDDGKVLAFNAVAAGILLLVTVLTTGHVAMWCVLSIGFFNSIMFPTIFSLALKGLGRHTSQGSGILCLAIVGGALLPLVQGGLADTVGIHLAFLMPILCYVYIAYYGALGSRTAA